Genomic segment of Citrus sinensis cultivar Valencia sweet orange chromosome 7, DVS_A1.0, whole genome shotgun sequence:
TGGGTTTTTACCTACCGATGATGCTTTGTGCTCAAGGGGATTTTGCATGGTCTCCTAGAGTGTTTGTGGTCGGGCTGTTGAGACTCTTTAGCATTCATTTATTGATTGCCTGCATgtttgccaggtctgggttcaCTTTTGGCTGATTTTGGGCATGCGAGATGTTGGTTTTTTAACCCCCCCATGTTTTGCTTCTCCATTGGCGGCGATGTGTCCCTGGAGTCATCTTCGAGTCTTTCTTCCTTACTTTATTTTGTGGCAAGTTTAAAAGGCTTGTAATGCTTTCATGTTTGAATCATAGCCTTTTCTCTATTGATGTGATCATTTATCGGGTGGTTTTGGATCTCAGACTTGCTACCTCCGCCTTTAGTTTTAAGTTTGCTCAGCTAAGGGGAGTTTTGGGTTCTTAGATTGCAGAGGGTTTGCAAGTCATGGCTCCACCTAAGAGGTCAATTCGAATAGTTTTTTGGATGAGGCTGCCTCCTGGGGTTGCGAAGCTGACTTTGGATGGTTGCTCTAGGGGCAATCCTATGATGGATGCTTCGGCTAGTATTCTCTATGATCATTGGGGTGCAGTGTGGCTGCTTTTCAGTCTTTTCTTGGCCATCAGTCGATCCTTTATACTGAGCTTATGACAGTTTGTGAGATTACTCTGCGCTTGAGGTAAAGTCAGACTCGGCCACGGTGGTTTCTTAGATTCATTCCCAGGGTCCTGTTCGTTGGGATTATGCTTATTTGCTGCGTAGGGTGTGTGCTTTGATTCCTTCTTCTCCTATTTCAATTAGGCCTGTGTTTCGGGAGGCCACTTCTGTTGTAGATTTTTTGGCCAATTGGGTCTATACTCATCGAGTTAGTCGGCATTTTCTCAATTCTCGGGATCTTCTTGCAGGCTTATCTAGTATTCTCTATTTGGATGCACAAACTGTtccttagaaaattaattttaagaatattattaatttagagggtaatttttaaaaacctcccctgaggtttgggcttgttgcaagtagatggcgagaattgatttatttgtaaaaaactcCCTACCgccagttaagtttaacattgaccgttagttgaccgtgcaaagacaatattacccttaacaatagtttgtaaacgaaaataactaaaaaaaaaccaaaattattggtgcaaaaagcacaaatcctattttttgataattttatccttgtcaattctaaaaatttacaatatcatagttaaagattatgactatttcatttttaaatttttaattttatctttcttgtaggaattttaaggaaatatcaataatttaaagatgattttttaattttttaattttaacttttttatagaaactttaagaaaatatcaataatttaaaaagtgtaaaatagctaataattttggtttttttttagttattttcatttataaactattgttaagggtaatattgtctttgcacggtcaactaacggtcaatgttaaacttaactgacggtagggggttttttacaaataaatcaattctcgctatctacttgcaacaaacccaaacctcaggggaggtttttaaaaattacccttaattTAGATAAGCCATAGTCTTATCTAGTATTCTCtatttggataaaaattacttagaaaaaattacaaaaataacccaaaattttttggactttaaaaaaaattaattttaagaatattattagaagggtattattgtaaaagaaaagaaaaagtaagtgtaataatataatatatttaactgtacatatatttttgagatattttttaaaatataaaaactaaacgagtacttaaatcaaaatatagagactaaataaatatctccttttaaaaaaaaaattagagtcaaatttaaattatgctCCTTACGTTGGTTAAGATCGTTTAgagtaaatttctttttacatGGAGGTAAGTTTTAGACTGAACTTATAGTTGCTGTTTTATTATTGATCAACGGTGAgttagtaaaagaaaataaaaaccaatCAATTtgcatcaaaatatttttttgtaaattacaataattacgATATACTATCATATCTCACATcggtaaataattaaattttattggtttttttttttttttactttttaaccATCCGAAAATATCTTAAGCTCAATATCACGATCGGATTCTCTTTTATGAAGCATGATCTTATTAATAACTTCTGATCTTAACAAGGCTTAGTAAATTACATACACATGACAAATTAGTATAATCTattcaaaaaattgaattaataaaattacatttgcaAAATGCTTTGGATAGGCCACGTTAAGATTCTTCTGCATAAatgtcattgaaaaaaaaaaaagaaaaaagaaaatcagaaaATTAGTCCCAGGATTCGCAGGAGGAGGTCCAGCATTATGCATCAAATTTATCTCTTCGAGAAAATGGTGGTGCATATCGTTTTGCACAGAAATAAACGGATATGCTCTCTGGGTTCTGTCAACTTTAATCATATAGTAGTGACAACAAAGCACGGAGAACAAAAcaacacaataataataataataataataataataataataataataataataataaatataaattaaagagaaaaaaaattatgaaatgggTGTggctaaattatttaaaagaataataagacAACATGTTTGAGTATTAGTATGTGTAGTATATTGATATTGATTTCGGGAAAAGTAACTTTTAATAGTTTATCAACTTATAATAAGgaattcatattttttgatataaaatttgtgtaagtttttgcattttaaattttgtaaaattaaaagattataaattatCTATTATGAGTTAACAATTTCACCTCtcatattacaaaaaattgatGCTTTGtctttacaattaaaaaaattgatacaaCATGTTAACTTTCTTATAATGGATTATTCCAATTCTATTAGCTTGCACCATTTTGACATAATATAAGTGGAAATTAAATACACTCTCTATTTGCATGAGGCAAATTCAAatcttaaatttctttttttttttagacaGATTTTCCTAGTACCgctcataaaaatataattatataggTTTAAAACACCATTTTAAATGAgattgaaaaagaatataatttcTGTTAATTTTCTATCTATTTGACTATACATAAATTATGGATATGATGGCTTAAGGTATCATATTCAAGCTCTTATAAAAcatgaatttatgaataaatttcttctcccacaaaaattctcaaatttgaatgtttaaatgtaaatttcatGCAAATTcgttattatattatttagtgtaATGGTTAATCGAATAAAAATACTATACTACCACCATATAGTATAATAATAAAGCCGCATGAAATCTGTATTAATTATTGGAGAAGCTCTCTCTTTTCCAATACACATCCACTGATACAcaaatacatatacatataatgATAAACATAAATCgccaaacaaataaacaacaaataaaataagcaaaagaaagaaaataaaaacatggaAAATGCTGTGGGCCCCACGGAAAAGACAAATGTAGACGTAAAATCTTCCGAAGGCAAAACCAAACGTAAACCGTAGATGAAAGTTGTTGATGGTCCCGCCACGCTTCTGACAACTAACAGCACATTTTCACAAACTCTTAACACAACGATGCTCTCCTTACAAGTCTTggatttatcttcttcttcttctcttcaaaaaaacaaaaacaaaagcaaagcaAACCTCAACTTTTGAGCTGAAGAAAGCTACCAGtggttgattttattaattttttttttattttttaagttttaatggaaaaaaCGAATTTTCATCCTGTCAAGAAGCAGCATCAGCAGAGGCTGCACAAGGTTGATGATGCACCTTTGACTGGCTTCTCCCCTGTTTCTGCTCCTAGGATTTTTTGGAGGTCTCGCAAGAGATCAGGTAGTagatgcaatttttttttttttacttttttctggGGCTTTCAGTTTGTCAGCTTCTTGTTTGTTTCTCAGGAAAATTATGTGAAAATGGTAAAATTTGCTAACTTGAACTTGGTCTGTGGCTGTTTGCATGATTTAGCACATACCCATTTCATATTTGATCAAGTCCTGCTagaaattttatccttttttgcATGTTTGTGAAAGATCTGTATTTCTcaaaaatgtgattttttaagcggtgtttattattaatctttttgaagctgaatcatttttttttcttttccttctttttcattcCTCTTggtttcttcatttatttaattattcttgtAAAAGTTTCTTTTGTTGGTGGAGAAGGTGgagagaataattttttgactTGCCGTTGCTTTGCCCCTAAGCTAATTTTACTGGATTTGGCTGGCTAACTAGTCTCTGTcaatttcatgatttttatctgtttctttcattttactttaccttatttttcattttcttgtctATTACCTCAATAATGATAGGGTccattctttttcctttttgtgcATCTTTAGTTTTAGCTTTTATGTGCATTCATGGTTCAATTTCCTGGGCAGCAGCAGATTGTTTGTTCATTGTCTTAATTGCTCTTGTATGTTTTGACATTGAGCAAGCTGCATTACTTtacaatttattgttcatCTAACTGTCATCAAACTCAgcagtttttatttattaataaaaatggaaaCATAAGACGGTTGGGGTTGATTCTTCTTGTTCCCTTTACAATAGATCTAACTAATTAGGCTATTCATTAGGGACAATGGTAGGTAGACAGATATAATTGGGCTATATAATCTTCAGAAACTTATGAAGATTATATATTGATAAGGCatagaatagaaaaataaactaatatgaGTTTTGATCCAAAGGAGAGAGCTGGAGACTTTAATATTTTGCATTATTAAGATAAAGTGCTGCAATTTTGACCGAGTAGTGATATTGACAATTTCACCACACCAAACACATGGGGTGATCCAAATAGTAGTTGGgtgaaaatttttgaaattgttctctctttcaattctattttttgttcttaccaataaaataaaataaaattcctGATGTAGCTGGATGGGATTTGTTGTGAAATACTTAAAAtagtataatatatatatatattaaggaATGCTTGCATGCAGGTTTTGCAAAACAGGGATTAGATTAGAACTTAACCTCCCTTGCCTCACAAACATGGAAAACCAAAAGTATTTCTAATAactgataaaaattaaacaaaactaTGCAAAGGCAACAAAGCTATATGGAGATGAAGCAAAAGAGAATTAGAGAACACTTATCAATCTTTAGATTTCATGACATGCGTTCAAGTTGAATGCCAACTTTGAGTTAGATGAATCTACATATGTTTTATCTGATCACTGCCAAATTTCCCTAAATCTTCAAAATTTCATAGTCTTCATCATTTCTTCGATTAATTATGTATTACATTATACGATAGTGATTCCAAGCATTACTTGTTTCCCTAGACCAAGAAGGGAAATAGTTTGCATTACTTGCAAACTATTTTTGCCTGCCTATTTGAATGATTTACCATTCGGCATACTCCCAGCTAGCCTTTCACGTGTTGATAAGTCTATTGTTTCACTTAGCGTATGCTGGAGTTTAGAATTAGGTGTTGAGACGTATTTTTCAGCATACAAATAAACCTAGGGAGGCCACCATATGTACTCATACATGAGGAAAAGTTGAATAGCTTTAAATGTTATACAAATCAGAGCACCTTGTCCCAATGTAAGGTTTTGTTGCTTAACATATTGTGGATTTTGAGTGGCATCATACagtataatgtaaaaatattgtcAAGGGCTCCATCATATATTCAAATCCAAATGGCTCCATGAGGATATATGCCTTCGAAGACAttttaaaagtgaaaatgttTCAGTTGTAGTTACAGCCTATAGATGGCCAGTTGTAATTACAGCCTATAGGTGGGTCAAGTTCTTCGGAACATCCAAATCCAGCTCCTGCATTTCAACGATCCTCTATGTCCCACCACCTCCTCTCCCTCGCATTGGAATTTTGCCTGAGATAGATTCTGTGTCCTTGATGTTTTCTGCATGCTGACCAGCATGATGACCTGCTTGGTTAAGTGACGCTTAAATTATTATGACATACTTTGCTTTTTCTTGGAATATGCATTGAAGAAAGTATTTGCGAGTGTAACCATATATTGTCTCAACATTACTATGTTAAGATTGGCAATATCTGTAGAAGTGTTTGGAATTAGAAAAGTATCTTCTTTCTAACAGCTAGCGGGAGGAATTTCGACGTAACAGGAGACAGCGCTAACGAAACGCCCATCAATAAGGATGAAAACCCAGATCAAGAGATGGAACAGCAGCAAACTCCAGAACCTGTCCTCACCGAGCGACGAAAGTCTCTCTTTGAACCACTGGAGCCTAACAATGGCAAGCGGAAATCAGCTGAATCCTTACTACCCCCACCAGACTTTGATTCTGCCGCCTATCCCAAGGGTTGGCTGATTGGGAAGAAGCGTAAGTTAGTAAATGTTGATGTCGTTGAGAGTATGCGAAGGATTGCCGTCCAGGAAATAAATAGAAAGGTGCTGTTCCAAACATGTCACCTCCTCTCTTAACATATGCGCACACAATAACAAATTATGAACCTGtgaacacacacacaccctgCTTGCTGAGAGAGCCAGAAAATTGTATTGCAACAAAAATTCATGGAATGAATTACCTAGTGATTAATTTTGCAGGACCGGGAAATCGATGGACTAAATGAACAACTGGAAGAGGATGCACGTTGCCTGGAGCATCTGCAACTCCAACTTCTAGAAGAGCGGAGCAAACGTTCAGAGGTTGAGAGAGAAAACGGAATGCTGCAAGAACAGATAAACATGCTGATGAACATGTTGCAGGAAAATGAGACAATGGGGGACGAGGGTGCAGATGAACCTTGAGCATAGTTTGTTtaatgtttgtttgtttattcttttgtACGTTAGTTTTGGGAACTGTAGAAAGGAGTCACACatgcatacatatatatatatatatatatatatatgcctAGCTAGTCCAATAGAATTATAGGTATACTAAGTTGCCATTATAGCTTGCTTGATGCTTCAAGACCTTGCTCATGCTTATTACTGTTTGTAATGAACTTTCACAAATTATATCAAACTGATGTAATTATTATGCATCAAAGAATTCTTTATTTGTGAATGGTTCTCTTCTAAACAATATTTCACTTATCAGAGGATGAACCACATCAGTTTTTGTCGGTCTCTTTTTTGTCTCAGGACTTTTATAACCCTGAAGGTACctaaattttctctcaaaaaatTACTTGACACGGACTGTAATGATCTCAGGCTTTGATAGCAAGAATGTGTGAAACCATATCTCATTTTGCAAGTCCCATTCAGAAGGTACAATATATCCTTTTTAAGAGTTACCATGCAAATTTACTAATGGCGACAATAGCAAATCAATTATCTGAATATCCATGCCCAACAAAAAAGGATAAATCCACTGATCACAAAGGCTAGAAAGAAGATTTGATTGGAAGAACGGCTAGAAAAGCATTTTATTAGTAGATATATTTACAAGAGTGGCTAAACCTAAAGCACGATACAAACATCAGGTACACTTATGTACATGTCGGGACTATCCACTAATATACATTTCCGAACACACAAACTTCACAAAATCAGGGAACAACCTGCAAGTGTCATATTCACATACCGTAAAGAGTACCTTTGGACTGAGAAAGGATGAGAACAGCAGAAAAAGATCCTGCTATCTTTCTTCATTAGAAGCTGAGATGTTGAACAAAAACTGGGGAAGAGATGCTATCCTTGGAAGGTTGTGAAACAGTTCAGCAATTGAGTCCTTCCTCGACATTCCTGGTGCCGGCTTGCAGCCAGAAGTGTCACTGGGATCACCGTTGGGTCCGCAAAAACCCTTTCCAACCTTGTTTTCACATGCTGACACAGAGCTAGAGTTGGTTTCTCGGATATTCCCATCACCATGTATGTTGATACCTTCATTACTCTGAGCCTGTGTGTTTTGCGCAACTGTAGAATCCTGCAGAAGGCAGCATAGTGAATTGACCCTTGACATGAGGGACTTCTCGTCAGAGGCCGCTGTAAATTGAGCATCACTTAACAAATATTGGGTAATCTCATCCAGAATTTCTTTTGCCTGCAGATCATCATCAGAAATCATGGAAGTCCCAGACGTCCTCCGTTCCGAAATGCAATTACCTATGTGATTCATCAGATCACTCATTGATATAGATGGATGAAATCCAGGAATCTTTATCTGGTCCCAGTGGCTTAACATGTTAGGTTCCTTAGCTCTGCTGCTGCTGATTTCTCCAATTCCACAGGTATCAGTTACTGCAAAGACAGAAAGAAGTTCAATCAAACACAGTGACAAGAGGAGTTGCCATAGCAATTATTATCAGAAATATGAAAACTGCTGCAGGGGATATCAAGACAAAATCTCGGAAGAGTTTAAAATAGACacaaatatgaattaatttactaaGGCGCTAAAGTGGAAGCGAAAAACATGGTACAAGACCAAGcagtttttcttcttcagtgGCAAAAAGTCCAGATATTAATGGGTGGGTGCCATACTTAGCCAAATATGTCATTGGTAAGAATACCAAACATTTGAATCCAAACAACGATCACCAGTTCCAAGACGGTAGGTAATATCAATCCAAATACGTAATTACATGTGCACTTACATTCTATATTTTTCTCCCAAACACACAGGTTCCCTTGATGGCTAGTACTTATCCTAGCTGATAATTAAAGATAACTATTCTCACAGAACTAGCATCCCAAAAGATTCTTTGGAAATTTTCAACACTAATGAAGTGAATTCACACCCAAATACTTATACAGAATCTTATCCCCAAAAAATCACTGTGCAACTAATTAGTTAGAGTTCACTGTTCTCCCcgtcttttttattttttattttttttgagaatatTTGTTCTATATAAAGAAAGGCAGACATAAATACAACATCCTTAACAGATAATACTTTCAAACCAACCAAACTGCAGATTACAATAATAAGAGTCATACAAGAGAAAATCCTTTTAGTTGATAGCAACAAAAGACGATGTCCCAGATTACTGATGATAGCTTTGTGTGGGAtattttgcaataaaaacatattGTTTTGACTACTAGAACGACATGCAGAAATGCTCTTGATACATCAAATACTCATTGTAAGGCATAATTAATCCTTTTAATATGCATCAGTTTCTTCATAAATCTCAATTTGAGGTTCATAATTTTACCAGAGCTGGTCGAAGGTTTGAAAAAATCTTGTTCAAAATTTGAGGACGATGACTGAACCCCAGATGGTGATGCTGCATGCTGCAAATCAAAAGAAACAGGTCCCTCTTCTCTCTTTGAATGGCTGGAAACATCTGGCTCATCATATATAGGAACTTTAGATTCAAAATATGGAGAATCTAACAAAATTTCTGGTTCTTGACTAAGAAAGTTGAGGCGAGGATCACACTGCATCAGCTTTTCAAAATGCTTGCCTAGCATGCCTTGGGGGCACATCAGAAAATGATGCCTGTGACAATTGAAACAGCATAATCAGTacaaatttaacattataatGGAGTGCtttcattcaaattttgaCGCTTGCACGACCCAGTGACACAACAACCCtgaataataatcaaaataacaaggataacaaataaaatcaagataGTGACCTGATGGCAAtgaaatgctttgaaataattaaataaatatataatcatggcagtaattatattataaaagcacactTTCCCATGACACCTAATTACCAATTTGGGCATCtacaaaaaattcataaatattgaatattgCATCCAATGCCACTGATCACACATATTTAtacagtgaaaaaaaaaatcagttaaaaaaaaggagagatagataaaataaacatatgtcATGGGAAAGCACATAGGCTAACTTGAAGTTCATATTTATTACCTATGGATACTCGCTTGTCCACCAGTAAAATCTGATGTTGCCTGCCATAAAGTATGCTTCCGGGGCTGTGGATTTGTCTCTCTGAAGAAAAGGGGCTGTCTAGCAAGCTGCATCAAACAAGAACACCCTTCCATCCTCAATATAACTAGAAAATTGGATAGTTTCTTGCCTTTATAGAAGCCAACTACGTTGAGCACAATTACTTTCAGAACATCAAATTCCCCATGAAGAAAAGTGATAGACCACATGATGTGCACATAAATGTCACAGATAACATCAAAGTGAATAAGGGCATGTTTTGTGGTGTTGTCAAAAGCGCTTTCAAACAGCCAAAAGCATTCTGAAGAAGTTCTCtaatatttggtaaaataagCGACAAAATTTCTGAAAATATAAGatgtactttttaaaatttttgaacaaGCACTTTGCAGGTGCTTTCCAGAAACCAGCAGACTCAAGTGCTTCACAAAACAACACTTTTACTTGAAACCACTGTTAACAAAAACTGCTCCTGACCATCTCAACATCCTATACATGAATGTGAAAGAGATGTTAACAAACACACGCAGACACTCATTTTAACTTGCAATAAAAGAAACCAAAGAAACAAGATGGTTTGTGTATGCAAATTCAATGTGCATATCTCTGTATGcaaacacaaatatattacataggcaaaaaacaagtaaaattaCCACAACATCCAAGGTCCCTGGCTCATCATCTGGATAGGTAGCCTTGATAGCCACGATATCCGACCACTGAATTTCAATCTTGTTCTTAAGACCTCCGTCAAGCACTTCCCACACAAGCTTGTGCTTTGCAAAATAACACTTTGCCACCAAGTCTCCCTCGTATCTCGATTTATACTGCCACCCAAGATTCCTACATTAATATTCATAGACAAAAACTACCACCCCAGAATGGACTTTACAACAGACTTTTGAACATTTAAAGCAACAATTTAAGCTTTAAATATTCAGTGACTATGAAAGGTGTCTTCACATTGAAAGTGCTAGAGATAGTAGTATATATAAAATGGAAGCACGTGAAagagttttaagtttttagaATGAGCACTAATCTAAAaagcatttaattttatacctCCCAAGAGCCAATTTTGAGAAGCGAGCCAGGAAAATTTGAAGCTTTGAGCTTATCCGCAGACCCAGAAACAGCATTTCCCCTTTTCTTACTCAATTTCGCTAATCTGGAAGCGTTCTCTTGCGAGAGCTTCATCtcaatcaaatccaaaaacGACGGAGTTTTCTTCAGCCGCAGTCCCAGCGGACTCGGCTCCTCAAGTGGATTGTACATCGAAGGCGGGAATtgaaacgacgtcgtttcaCTATCACAATCCtgaacagaaaataaaaatgaaaattcaatcaaattttgcgaattaaatcaaataaatatgttaattcctaaaatttataaaatatttattaattcatacCTCTTTGAGCTTGGATCGTTTTTTAAGCGGGCCGAGTTGGTCTTCTAACGAGTCGTGGAGTTCCAACTTCACGGCCGATTTTTTCCCCGAGCTCATCAACTGAaccattttttattcttttttttttcttcaatttcaatttatcgCCGATTTTGatccaaattttcttttttccctcaATCAAATTCTCGCCACTGAGCTTTTGGGCTGTTCTGATCGAATTTGATGAATGCCTCCCCCACCGTCTACTGTTAAAGTCAGTGATTCAGCCACACGCACGTGCCTAATAGAAACGCCACGTGTTCTTCGAATATCGCTGTACGGAACTCAACTGAGTTTACTTAAATATCCCTTTTGTTTAGGATAGTGTCCTCCCGGTTGAGgggtatttttgtctttttgagCGGCAGGTCGGGCTATAGCTTGGCGTTTTTGTGCCGGGAGCGTAAGTGTCACGTGAGTGCACGTGATATAGGATTTTTGTGGATAAAGTTTGGGGCCCGGATAGCGAAGTTTCTTTCCGTGGCAGCGCAGGAACTTGCTGTGATTGGCTGGCGTTGGACGCGTGGAGGAATCTCGTGCGGTAAACGGACGCGTAGGATTGCAAAGTGGGGATGAGTAGATGCTCCTCGTGACTTGTGGATAATGCTTTGAATTTGCCTTATTGCAGCCGTCCTTTGTTGACCCGTTGGATGGCTGCGCACCCACCCACCTATGATtgatatatatgtgtgtacaATGCtgttaaaaatttgacaataCCAATAATAAGATTACCATGAactatttgatttaaaataaaacagttttattttttatttatttttaatgagcAGTTACCAGTCATTCAAATTAGAggtaattctttaaatttaatttaatttaggcCTGACCGTATAAT
This window contains:
- the LOC102624004 gene encoding uncharacterized protein LOC102624004 — its product is MVQLMSSGKKSAVKLELHDSLEDQLGPLKKRSKLKEDCDSETTSFQFPPSMYNPLEEPSPLGLRLKKTPSFLDLIEMKLSQENASRLAKLSKKRGNAVSGSADKLKASNFPGSLLKIGSWEYKSRYEGDLVAKCYFAKHKLVWEVLDGGLKNKIEIQWSDIVAIKATYPDDEPGTLDVVLARQPLFFRETNPQPRKHTLWQATSDFTGGQASIHRHHFLMCPQGMLGKHFEKLMQCDPRLNFLSQEPEILLDSPYFESKVPIYDEPDVSSHSKREEGPVSFDLQHAASPSGVQSSSSNFEQDFFKPSTSSVTDTCGIGEISSSRAKEPNMLSHWDQIKIPGFHPSISMSDLMNHIGNCISERRTSGTSMISDDDLQAKEILDEITQYLLSDAQFTAASDEKSLMSRVNSLCCLLQDSTVAQNTQAQSNEGINIHGDGNIRETNSSSVSACENKVGKGFCGPNGDPSDTSGCKPAPGMSRKDSIAELFHNLPRIASLPQFLFNISASNEER
- the LOC102623530 gene encoding protein HEADING DATE REPRESSOR 1 isoform X1: MEKTNFHPVKKQHQQRLHKVDDAPLTGFSPVSAPRIFWRSRKRSASGRNFDVTGDSANETPINKDENPDQEMEQQQTPEPVLTERRKSLFEPLEPNNGKRKSAESLLPPPDFDSAAYPKGWLIGKKRKLVNVDVVESMRRIAVQEINRKDREIDGLNEQLEEDARCLEHLQLQLLEERSKRSEVERENGMLQEQINMLMNMLQENETMGDEGADEP
- the LOC102623530 gene encoding protein HEADING DATE REPRESSOR 1 isoform X2: MEKTNFHPVKKQHQQRLHKVDDAPLTGFSPVSAPRIFWRSRKRSGDSANETPINKDENPDQEMEQQQTPEPVLTERRKSLFEPLEPNNGKRKSAESLLPPPDFDSAAYPKGWLIGKKRKLVNVDVVESMRRIAVQEINRKDREIDGLNEQLEEDARCLEHLQLQLLEERSKRSEVERENGMLQEQINMLMNMLQENETMGDEGADEP